In Plutella xylostella chromosome 27, ilPluXylo3.1, whole genome shotgun sequence, one genomic interval encodes:
- the LOC119691861 gene encoding androgen-dependent TFPI-regulating protein yields MADVKHVSERSTSPLPIVLHLVTFLHHCMLVYGFITLDLDQFDHPVVNSIKPFKFLTISGWSFQLQMHHVVLSLYVDWQHRRGCKDREKLAKCELYKDMLFRALVLPCTLLVSVLFWVLYLTDRDLVYPAVWDSIIPPWMNHGVHTSTILFTGLELLVARSGDGSRRIEGIMYWVLSLGYAALLNLLYLTCGIWFYPFLGMLSWYRLVFFLIFSCSGRVLLEAAWRIDGVGRLKTLKCN; encoded by the exons ATGGCGGACGTAAAACACGTTTCCGAGCGGAGTACCTCTCCTCTACCCATAGTTCTACACCTGGTGACATTTCTCCACCACTGCATGCTGGTGTACGGGTTCATCACACTGGATCTGGACCAGTTCGACCACCCCGTCGTCAACAGCATCAAGCCATTTAAGTTCTTGACCATATCTGGATGGAGCTTT CAACTACAAATGCACCACGTAGTTCTCTCTCTCTACGTGGACTGGCAGCACCGTCGCGGCTGCAAGGATCGCGAGAAGCTGGCTAAGTGCGAGCTTTATAAGGACATGCTGTTTCGAGCGCTTGTCCTGCCGTGCACTTTG CTGGTCTCAGTACTATTCTGGGTTCTATACCTGACCGACCGCGACCTCGTCTACCCAGCAGTGTGGGACTCCATCATCCCGCCCTGGATGAACCACGGCGTGCATACCAGCACCATACTGTTCACGGGTCTGGAGCTACTGGTCGCCAGGTCTGGTGATGGGAGCCGCAGGATTGAGGGCATTATGTACTGGGTGCTCAGCTTGGGATATGCTGCTTT GTTGAACCTCCTATACCTGACGTGCGGCATCTGGTTCTACCCCTTCCTGGGCATGCTCTCCTGGTATCGGCTGGTCTTCTTCCTCATCTTCAGCTGCAGCGGGAGGGTACTGCTGGAGGCGGCCTGGCGGATCGACGGGGTGGGCAGGTTGAAGACACTTAAGTGTAACTGA
- the LOC119691860 gene encoding beta-1,3-galactosyltransferase 5: MNCLMNFSNRDFHLICTVIISALLFKNYYYYYYKNRVVLEPEPCFSLLDPSNTTQQPVKDVYDRLIDINDFKFVLNPPTCANSSAGFLLLVIVSSAPGHALNRHVIRTTWGQTSEYTKVVFLMGKIENSSLNQEVQNESLQHGDIVQGNFVDAYRNMTYKHVMGLKWVAHHCPMAKYVLKADDDIVVHSDAFKKFLVRELSPWGASDLILCYKTVEPGVFRTNSKWAVTVKEYPGNKYPDCCAGYAIVYSQDVVIQLLDAAQNAKYFWIDDVHVTGSLAKDISVEPTQMGKLMLSQSRSYALLYLGPFYSGRFLFGPRDLPVEWMLRLWDAIKANSYSYLA; encoded by the exons ATGAATTGCCTAATGAACTTTAGCAATCGagattttcatttaatttgtaCAGTCATTATAAGTGCACTACTCTTCAAGAActactattactattactacAAAAACCGAGTTGTTCTCGAGCCTGAACCATGCTTCTCACTGCTGGACCCTTCTAACACCACGCAACAGCCAGTGAAAGATGTCTACGACCGACTTATAGACATTAATGACTTCAAGTTTGTTCTGAACCCACCCACCTGCGCAAATAGTTCTGCCGGTTTCCTCCTTCTGGTCATCGTATCCTCGGCCCCCGGGCACGCCCTGAACCGCCACGTCATCCGAACCACTTGGGGTCAAACCAGCGAATACACCAAAGTGGTATTTTTGATGGGGAAAATAGAAAACTCGTCACTGAATCAAGAAGTTCAGAACGAAAGCTTGCAACATGGTGATATAGTGCAGGGGAACTTTGTGGATGCGTACAGGAATATGACATACAAGCATGTGATGGGGTTGAAGTGGGTGGCGCATCATTGTCCAATGGCTAAATATGTGttgaaggctgatgatgatattgtAGTTCACTCAGACGCATTCAAAAAGTTCCTGGTGAGAGAGCTGTCTCCGTGGGGGGCCAGCGACCTGATCCTGTGCTACAAGACAGTGGAACCCGGAGTGTTCCGCACCAACTCTAAATGGGCGGTGACAGTCAAAGAATATCCTGGCAATAAATACCCTGATTGTTGTGCAG GCTATGCTATAGTCTACTCTCAAGACGTTGTAATACAACTACTGGACGCTGCCCaaaatgcaaaatatttttggatTGATGATGTGCACGTCACGGGATCACTAGCGAAAGACATATCTGTTGAGCCCACTCAGATGGGAAAACTAATGTTAAGCCAAAGTAGGTCTTATGCTTTATTGTATCTTGGGCCATTTTATAGTGGCCGGTTTCTGTTTGGGCCTAGAGACCTGCCTGTGGAATGGATGTTGAGGCTCTGGGATGCTATCAAAGCTAACTCTTATAGTTATTTAGCATAG